The Primulina eburnea isolate SZY01 chromosome 13, ASM2296580v1, whole genome shotgun sequence genome includes a region encoding these proteins:
- the LOC140809446 gene encoding calcium and calcium/calmodulin-dependent serine/threonine-protein kinase-like, whose protein sequence is MVMEQEKRKSLSDEYEITEILGRGGFSVVKKGIEKSTTSGENKHVAIKTLRRFGPLMPCETEPRNSKTANPMMKQSLISDALLTNELLVMRRIVEDVSPHPNVIHLYDVYEDNGGVHLILELCSGGELFDRIVAKASFSESDAAVVIKQLAHGLAALHRANVVHRDLKPENCLFLTRDEKSPLKIMDFGLSSVEDFTDPVVGLFGSIDYVSPEALSRNQITSKSDIWSLGVILYILLSGYPPFIAQSNRQKQQMILNGQFSFYEKTWKNISSSVKQLITSLLKVDPNLRPSAEEILQHPWVTGDQAKEEQMDAEIVSRLQSFNAKRKFRAAVMASVLSSSFSLKTKKLKSLVGSYDLKPEELENLRTNFKKICKNDQATLPEFEEVLKAMEMLSLVPLAPRIFDLFDNNRDGTVDMREIVGGFSSLKYSKGDDALRLCFQMYDTDRSGCISKEEVAAMLRALPDDCLPIDITEAGKLDEIFDVMDANNDGKVTFEEFKAAMQRDSSLQDAVLSSLRPI, encoded by the exons ATGGTTATGGAACAAGAGAAGAGAAAATCACTTTCAGATGAGTATGAAATCACAGAGATTTTGGGGAGGGGAGGATTTTCGGTTGTGAAAAAAGGGATAGAAAAGTCCACAACAAGTGGAGAAAATAAGCATGTAGCCATCAAAACTTTGAGAAGATTTGGCCCATTGATGCCTTGTGAAACTGAGCCAAGAAACTCGAAAACCGCGAACCCGATGATGAAGCAGTCCCTAATATCGGATGCATTGCTGACAAATGAACTTCTAGTGATGAGAAGAATAGTGGAAGACGTTTCACCTCACCCGAATGTCATCCACCTATATGATGTTTATGAAGACAATGGCGGGGTTCATCTAATACTCGAGCTCTGCTCGGGAGGCGAGCTTTTCGATCGGATTGTGGCCAAGGCAAGCTTTTCCGAGTCAGACGCAGCAGTTGTCATTAAACAGCTCGCGCATGGTCTAGCAGCGTTGCACCGTGCCAATGTTGTGCACAGGGATTTGAAGCCTGAGAACTGCCTTTTCTTGACTAGAGATGAGAAATCTCCATTGAAGATCATGGATTTTGGACTGAGTTCCGTCGAGGATTTCACTGATCCTGTCGTGGGATTGTTCGGTTCGATCGATTATGTCTCTCCAGAGGCGTTATCTCGCAACCAGATTACTTCAAAAAGCGATATTTGGTCACTTGGTGTCATCCTCTATATACTCCTCTCCGG GTACCCTCCTTTTATTGCCCAGTCAAACAGGCAGAAGCAGCAAATGATATTAAAT GGACAATTCAGTTTCTATGAGAAAACATGGAAGAATATCTCATCATCAGTAAAACAATTAATCACCAGCCTTTTGAAAGTTGATCCCAACTTGAGACCGAGTGCCGAAGAG ATTCTTCAGCATCCATGGGTGACCGGTGATCAGGCGAAGGAAGAACAGATGGATGCGGAAATCGTTTCACGGTTGCAGAGCTTCAACGCTAAGCGCAAGTTTCGTGCAGCTGTTATGGCTAGTGTGCTGAGCAGCAGCTTCTCCTTGAAAACTAAGAAACTCAAGAGTTTAGTGGGATCATACGATCTCAAGCCCGAGGAACTTGAAAATCTCAGGACAAACTTTAAGAAAAT ATGTAAGAATGATCAGGCAACATTGCCCGAATTCGAGGAGGTGTTGAAAGCGATGGAAATGTTATCTCTGGTCCCACTTGCCCCGCGAATCTTTGATCTGTTTGATAACAACAGGGATGGGACCGTTGatatgagagaaatcgttgggGGATTTTCGAGTCTTAAGTATTCAAAGGGAGATGATGCACTTCGCCTTTGCTTTCAG ATGTACGATACGGACCGCTCCGGATGCATCAGCAAGGAAGAAGTAGCAGCTATGTTAAGG GCATTGCCCGATGACTGCCTTCCAATAGATATAACAGAAGCAGGGAAACTAGACGAGATATTTGATGTGATGGACGCCAACAATGATGGCAAAGTCACCTTCGAAGAGTTCAAGGCTGCAATGCAAAGAGACAGCTCTCTTCAAGATGCTGTTCTATCCTCACTCCGCCCCATTTAG